The genomic interval CGGCACCGGGCATGGTCTTCAGCGGTGTTCGATAAGCGCCGTCAATAATTTTCAGTGAGATTTCATTTAAAATGCCGGTGTCGATCTTGAGACATTCTGCAAGGTCGTAACTGGTGATATCGGATAGCCGGATGCCTTCTATCGCGTAATCCTGTCTCGCGATTTCAAGAAATAACGTCATGGTGTCGGCAATCACACCGTCGATGTCAAACGCGACTGCGGACGGGGGTATAAATGGTGCTGTGATCATGGTTGTATTTAACATATGCCTCAATATGAAACCGGCTGATAAAGGAGTCGATCCCCCCATCAGCCGGTGGTGCCCGGGTCGACTTATCAGGCGGCCCGACGTGTTTTTTTCTTCAGTTTACTGATTTGACGTCGAAACCGTGTTGCCATCTTTGCATTTTTAGCGGCAAGCGCTTCGACGCGTTTTCCCTTCAGGACTCCGATCTTGACTTTAACATCACGGACAACGACATCCTTGATCGAGGATTTCTCTTCGGTGATACCCTTGGCCTGTTTGATTGCCGATATCAACTCCGGTTTGTTCATTCCGTGCGCACCGGTAATCCCGGGAAGCCCCATTGCCATCTCCCGAAGGTCCTTGGCCGTCATTTTTTCCAGTGGTTTTTCCTTCGTCTTTTCTTTGTCGCCCATTTACGGCAAACTCCTTTCTGATTAAGATAGCAGCACTCAAATACCACAACGTAATTAGCCATCCATACAACACTCAGGGGGTGAAAACAAACCATTTCAGCGCCATGCCTATCGATGCGGCAAAAGGACCGTCAACGCATCCGTTTTCAACCCGCGCTCTTTTTCTCCAATGCGTCTACCAATCTTGTGAACGGTTTAAACAGATCCAGCGGAAAGGGAAAAATCGTGGTGGTACTATTTTCCGAGGACATCTCGCGCATGGTCTGCAAATACCGAAGCTGCAAAGCCATGGGATGTTCCTGAATGATCGTGGCCGCATCGGCCAATCTTGTGGCGGCCTGATACTCACCCTCGGCATTGATCACTTTGGCGCGACGCTCACGTTCGGCCTCGGCCTGTTTGGCCATGGCACGCTGCATCTCCTGGGGCAGATCGATGTGCTTTAATTCAACCGTCGCCACCTTGACTCCCCAGGGGTCGGTATGGGTGTCGAGAATTTCCTGAAGTTCCGAATTGATTTTTTCCCGAGCCGACAGCAACTCATCCAGCTCGGCCTGGCCGCAGACGCTTCGAAGGGTGGTCTGTGCCAACTGGCTCATGGCATAGCTGTAGTTTTCCACTTCCACGATGGCCTTGATAGGGTCGATCACCCGGAAATAGATCACGGCATTGACTTTCACCGATACATTGTCCCGGGTGATCACATCCTGGGGGTCTACATCCATGGCCACCAGCCGCATGCTGACTTTGACCATTTTATCGACCACCGGAATCAGAATGATCAAGCCCGGTCCTTTTGCCTTGATGACACGGCCCAGCCTGAAAATCACGCCCCGTTCGTACTCATTAAGAACCTTGATGGCGGACCAGAGAAACAGAATGATCGGAACCAGCAAATAAAAAACATTAAACATCGGTTATGCCTCCATGAGTAAAGGTTGCGTTTTGTCAACGGGACGAGCGACCGGTCGCCCCTGTCTTGGTTTTATTCCGCTTTTTCCACTTCCAGAACCAGATTGGTCACCTTGGTTACGCGGACACGAACACCGGCTTCGATAGGAGATGCGGCGGTGGCGTGCCATAATTCACCATGAACAAACACCTTACCGTTCGGCGTCAGCGGCGTTTTCACCACACCGATCTCACCGATCAGGCCACTGGCGCCGGTTCTGGGCTGCGACATCTGGGATCGAACCACCAGTCCCGCAATCAACACAAAAAAGCCCGACACCAAAAACACCGTCGGAAGCAACACGGTCCAGGCCAGGCGCATGCCCGGATCCTTTTCTCCCCCTTCAAACAGCATCAATGAGCCCAGTAACAGCGAACCGATGCCCGCGATGCTGAGCATTCCGTAACTGGTGACTTTGAGCTCAAGGAAGAAAAAGACCAGGGCCAATAATATCAGAAGAATGCCGGCATAATTCACCGGCAGGGTTTGAAAGGCAAAAAAGGCCAGGACCAGACAAACCGCGCCAATGACCCCCGGCAGCACAACCCCCGGGTGCGACATCTCGAAATATAGCCCAGCAAGGCCGATCATCATGAGAATGTAGGCGATGTTGGGATCACTGATGGTTTTTAAAACCTTCGTTCGAAGATTTTCCACTATCGGTTCAATGGCGGCGTCGGCCAAGTTAAGCTTTCCTTTGCCGAGAATCTCTTTTCCGTCAATCTGCGCGATGAGGTCCTTTACGTCCTTGGCCACTAGGTCAATAACCATTTTTTTAAGCGCTTCGGTTTCGGTAACGGACACGCTGTCCCGAATGGCCGCTTCCACCCAGTCGGCATTACGCCCCCGCTTTTCCGCAACACTTCTGGCATGCGCCACCATGTCATTGGTGACCTTTGCGCTCATGGTCTCATCGATGTCCTTGCCGCCGGCATTCACCGGATGCGCCGCCCCGATATTGGTTCCCGGCGCCATCGCGGCGATATCGGCCGCAATGGTAATCATCACGCCGGCGGAAGCCGCCCTGGCGCCCGCAGGCGAAACATACACAACGATAGGAACCGGGCTGCCGAGAATTGACTGAACGATCTGTCTCATGGATTCCGCCAAGCCCCCGGGCGTATCAAGCTGAATGATCAGGCAAGCCGCATTTTCCGCCACCGCCTTTTGAACACCGCTTTGAACAAACTCGGCCACGCCGGGATTGATACTTCCGCTGAGGGTCATCACATAAACGTCCCCGCTCGCCGCCCGAGCAGGTTGACCCAAACCCCAAAAGATCACCAGCCATAACCCAAAAATGACGGTTCGGTTTTTCATGGTTTCTTTCCTCGCACGCTAAGTCCGAGTCGTCGCATCACTTGCTGAATGTCTTCCCAGACCTCCCGCTTTTTTTCCGGATTTCGAAGTAAAAACGCCGGGTGAAACGTGGGCATTACGCTCATACCGTGATAGTCGAAAAACCGGCCACGTAACGCGGATATGGGCCGTTGGCTCTGAGACAGAAACTGAGCGGCCACCTTACCGAGCGCGCAGATATAGGCAGGTTGAATCGCCCGAAGCTGTCGAACCAGAAACGGGGTGCACTGGGCGATTTCTTCAGGTAGCGGATTGCGGTTTTCAGGGGGTCGGCATTTTACGATGTTACAAATATAAACATCCTCCCGCGAGAGGCCCATGGCTTCGATGATCCGCGTCAGCAGCTTTCCGGCCGCACCGACAAAGGGTCTTCCCTGCTGATCCTCGTCAAAGCCGGGGCCTTCTCCTACAAAAACCAGCCGCGCCTTCGGGTTGCCCTCACCAAAAACAATATGGCGCCTGCCCCGGTGAAGCGGGCACCGCCGGCACACTCCCAAGTCCTTCTGAACATTCGACAAGGTTTCTCTCGTTTCGCTTGGCGCTCCTTTTCCCCAGCCGCGCAACCGTTCCATCTGATCCGCCGAGATATCAAATCCGGTGCACCCGGTTTGCGCCATATAGCGAAGCGTGTGCTCGATCTCGCCCAAGAGCGTATAAAGACCGGAACCATTCATGTAAGGAGTCGCTCACAAATTCGGTCAAGCAGGGTATCGGCGACCTCGTCCTTGCTCATTTGCGGCAAGGATTCACTGGCACCGTCCCTGTAAAAAAAGGTGACCCGGTTGGTATCCACGGCAAAACCGGACCCTGAATGCCCGATCAGGTTGCCCACAATCATATCGAGATTCTTTTTTTCGAGCTTGCCGGTCGCATAGGTTTCAAGGTCCTGCGTTTCCGCGGCAAAGCCCACCAATACCTGATGCTTTTTTCTCTGCCCGAGCGAGAACAGAATGTCCTGATTTTTCTCCAAGGTAAGGCTCATGCTGTCCTTATTCTTTTTGATCTTGTGAGCAGCAGGCGCCACCGGCCGATAATCCGAGACAGCGGCGGACTTGATAATGACATCCGAAGCGTCCATGCACGAAAACACGGCTTGCGCCATATCGGCAGCTGATCTCACATGAATCACGCAAACGCCCGTCGGATCCGGCAGCGACGTGGGGCCGGCCACCAGCGTCACCGACGCGCCCCGATACTCGGCGGCCCGGGCAATGGCATAGCCCATTTTACCGCTTGAGGGGTTGCTGATAAACCGGACCGGATCGATCGCCTCCTGAGTCGGTCCCGCGGAAACCAGCACCTTTTTCCCGGCCAGGTCTTTGGGGGTTAAAATGGCGCAGATGCGATCCAGAATTTCCGCAGGTTCGGGCAATCGCCCGGGTCCCGTCGTTCCGCAGGCCATCTCGCCCACACCCGGTTCGATAATAAACACACCGTCCGATCGAAGCGTGGCAAGATTGCGTTGCGTCGCGCGACTTTCAAACATATGCGTGTTCATGGCCGGGCATAGAATCAGTGGTTTGGTCACGGCCATCAAAAAGGTGCTCAAGGCGTCGTCGGCAATACCGTTGGCCAGTTTCCCGATGATATTGCCCGTGGCCGGCGCAACCACCACGGCATCAGCCCTGTCCGCCCATTCAATGTGCTGAATGCTGGCCTCTTTTCCGAGTTCAAACAGGCTCGTGCACACGGGGTGCCCCGATATGGCCTCAAAGGTCATGGGCCCCACGAACCATTCGGCATTCCGGGTCATCATGACCCGAACATCCGCCCCCTGTTTTTGCAGAAGCCGTAACAGTTCGACGGCCTTGTATGCCGCGATGCCGCCGGATACACCCAGGACAATACTTTTGTTTCGCAATACCGATGTCGACATTTTGCAAAAACCCTTAAGCCCCCCTGAAAGGGGCCTCGTCGCCGACACCTTTCTTGGTATCGGCGTGGTTAACCGTGCACGTAAACGTACACGTGCGCGTGCACGTGCACGAATTTTAGAATTGAAATATTTCTATCACCTTGAAACAGTCCATTTTGACAACCCGTCGCCTCGTCGCCCCATCAACATGCCGGCATACCGTTTCCGTGCACGAACCCCCAATACCGGGGCGACACCCCAACGCGCATCATTTGGCGCGCTGTCTGCCAAGAGCCGCTCTAAGC from Desulfobacterales bacterium carries:
- a CDS encoding uracil-DNA glycosylase, which gives rise to MNGSGLYTLLGEIEHTLRYMAQTGCTGFDISADQMERLRGWGKGAPSETRETLSNVQKDLGVCRRCPLHRGRRHIVFGEGNPKARLVFVGEGPGFDEDQQGRPFVGAAGKLLTRIIEAMGLSREDVYICNIVKCRPPENRNPLPEEIAQCTPFLVRQLRAIQPAYICALGKVAAQFLSQSQRPISALRGRFFDYHGMSVMPTFHPAFLLRNPEKKREVWEDIQQVMRRLGLSVRGKKP
- a CDS encoding Rho termination factor N-terminal domain-containing protein translates to MGDKEKTKEKPLEKMTAKDLREMAMGLPGITGAHGMNKPELISAIKQAKGITEEKSSIKDVVVRDVKVKIGVLKGKRVEALAAKNAKMATRFRRQISKLKKKTRRAA
- the coaBC gene encoding bifunctional phosphopantothenoylcysteine decarboxylase/phosphopantothenate--cysteine ligase CoaBC — protein: MSTSVLRNKSIVLGVSGGIAAYKAVELLRLLQKQGADVRVMMTRNAEWFVGPMTFEAISGHPVCTSLFELGKEASIQHIEWADRADAVVVAPATGNIIGKLANGIADDALSTFLMAVTKPLILCPAMNTHMFESRATQRNLATLRSDGVFIIEPGVGEMACGTTGPGRLPEPAEILDRICAILTPKDLAGKKVLVSAGPTQEAIDPVRFISNPSSGKMGYAIARAAEYRGASVTLVAGPTSLPDPTGVCVIHVRSAADMAQAVFSCMDASDVIIKSAAVSDYRPVAPAAHKIKKNKDSMSLTLEKNQDILFSLGQRKKHQVLVGFAAETQDLETYATGKLEKKNLDMIVGNLIGHSGSGFAVDTNRVTFFYRDGASESLPQMSKDEVADTLLDRICERLLT
- a CDS encoding slipin family protein; the encoded protein is MFNVFYLLVPIILFLWSAIKVLNEYERGVIFRLGRVIKAKGPGLIILIPVVDKMVKVSMRLVAMDVDPQDVITRDNVSVKVNAVIYFRVIDPIKAIVEVENYSYAMSQLAQTTLRSVCGQAELDELLSAREKINSELQEILDTHTDPWGVKVATVELKHIDLPQEMQRAMAKQAEAERERRAKVINAEGEYQAATRLADAATIIQEHPMALQLRYLQTMREMSSENSTTTIFPFPLDLFKPFTRLVDALEKKSAG
- a CDS encoding nodulation protein NfeD, producing MKNRTVIFGLWLVIFWGLGQPARAASGDVYVMTLSGSINPGVAEFVQSGVQKAVAENAACLIIQLDTPGGLAESMRQIVQSILGSPVPIVVYVSPAGARAASAGVMITIAADIAAMAPGTNIGAAHPVNAGGKDIDETMSAKVTNDMVAHARSVAEKRGRNADWVEAAIRDSVSVTETEALKKMVIDLVAKDVKDLIAQIDGKEILGKGKLNLADAAIEPIVENLRTKVLKTISDPNIAYILMMIGLAGLYFEMSHPGVVLPGVIGAVCLVLAFFAFQTLPVNYAGILLILLALVFFFLELKVTSYGMLSIAGIGSLLLGSLMLFEGGEKDPGMRLAWTVLLPTVFLVSGFFVLIAGLVVRSQMSQPRTGASGLIGEIGVVKTPLTPNGKVFVHGELWHATAASPIEAGVRVRVTKVTNLVLEVEKAE